The Arthrobacter oryzae DNA window ATCCAGCCACCGTACGGTCAGTCCTGGAAGTACTCGATCTTCGCGCCGATGGTGTTGAGGCGCTCGGCCAGGTCCTCGTATCCGCGCTCAATCACGTAGATGTTGCGCAACTCGGAAACCCCGCGGGCCGCCAGCATGGCCAGCAGGATGCAGGCGGCCGGCCGGAGGGCCGGAGGGCAGCCCACTTCCGCGGCGCGCCACCGCGTGGGTCCGTTCACGTAGATCCGGTGCGGATCCAGCAGCTGGACGCGGGCTCCCAGCTTGTTCAGCTCGGTCAGGTAAATGGCGCGGTTCTCGTAGACCCAGTCGTGGATCATGGTCTGGCCTTCGGCGTTGCCGGCAATGACGGCGAAGAAGGGCAGGTTGTCGATGTTCAGCCCGGGGAACGGCATGGGGTGGATCTTGTCCGCGGGAGCATGCAGCACTGAGGGCTTGGTGGTGACGTCCACCAGCCTGGTGCGCCCGTTGCGGGCAAAGTACTCGCCGGAGATTTCCAGTTCCTGGCCCATCTGTTCCAGGGTGGCGAGTTCGATCTCCATGAATTCGATGGGGACCCGGCGGATGGTGACCTCTGAATTGGTCACGATGCCGGCGGTGATGAGGCTCATCGCCTCAATGGGGTCCTCGGACGGGAAGTATTCAATGTCGACGTCGATGGACGGCAGCCCGGTGATCTTCAGCGTGGTGGTGCCGACGCCGTCGATCTGCACGCCCAGGCCCTGCAGGTAGAAGCAGAGATCCTGGACCATGTAATTGGGGCTGGCGTTGCGGATCACGGTGGTGCCGCGGCGGTGCGCAGCCGCCATGATGGCGTTTTCGGTGACCGTGTCACCGCGTTCGCTCAACACAAAGGTGCGGTTGTCGCCGTCGGCCGGTGGTGCCTGCACGGAGTAGAAGCCGGACGTGGCCTCCACTGACAGGCCGAACTGGCGCAGGGCCTGCATGTGCGGCTCCACGGTGCGGGTGCCCAGATCGCAGCCGCCCGCGTACGGGAGCCGGTACTCGGCGGACTCGTCCAGGAGCGGCCCCAGCAGCATGATCACGCTGCGGGTGCGGCGGGCAGCGTCCACGTCCATGGAATCCAGGTCCAGGACGGCGGGGCGGCGGATCTGCAGGTCATTGGCGTTGAGCCAGGTGCATTCGACGCCGATGCTGGTGAGGACCTCAACGATCCGGTTCACTTCCTCGATCCGGGCCAGCCGGCGCAGCGTGGTGGTGCCGCGGTTGATGAGGCTGGCGCAGAGAAGGGCCACGCCGGCGTTCTTGCTGCTGTTGACGTCCACTGAACCGGAGAGCGTGCGGCCGCCTTCCACCCGGAGGTGCGTCATCTGCGGCCGGCCCACCTTGACGATACTGCGTCCCACGATGGCTTCGAGCCGCTGGATCATCTTGAGGCTGAGGTTCTGCTTGCCCTGCTCCATCCGGGCGATGGCGCTTTGGCTGGTGCCCAGCTCGCCGGCAAGCTGCCCCTGGGTCCAGCCCTTCTCAGTGCGGGCATCGCGGAGCAGCAGGCCTACGTGTTCAGCAGTCTCTTGAGTCATAGGAAAAAAATATCACGCATGAGCTATTTCAGCGCGCAAATCACCCCGCACTGCCGCCAAGGTCACAGATTATTCTCCTGATGCGATATGGCGACGCGAACCATGCAGTTTACTGCTCGAGGAACACCATGTTCCACGTGCCCGCCCCTACTGCCGCGGACACGGCCGAAGCGGCAATCAGGAGCCCTCCGAGCACCACCCAGATGTCCAGCGTGCTGAACGTCGATTCACGTGCCCAGGTCCGCTGCGCACCGCCGAACCCCCGCGCCTCCATGGTGACGGCGAGGCGGGACGCCCGCCGGACGGCCTGGACCAAGAGTCCGAAGCTCTGCCCCAGGGTGGCCCGGAGCCGCTGCGCCGGGCTCCCGTGCGAGCCCACACCGCGGGCACGCCGGGCCATGCCGATGGTCTG harbors:
- a CDS encoding UDP-N-acetylglucosamine 1-carboxyvinyltransferase → MTQETAEHVGLLLRDARTEKGWTQGQLAGELGTSQSAIARMEQGKQNLSLKMIQRLEAIVGRSIVKVGRPQMTHLRVEGGRTLSGSVDVNSSKNAGVALLCASLINRGTTTLRRLARIEEVNRIVEVLTSIGVECTWLNANDLQIRRPAVLDLDSMDVDAARRTRSVIMLLGPLLDESAEYRLPYAGGCDLGTRTVEPHMQALRQFGLSVEATSGFYSVQAPPADGDNRTFVLSERGDTVTENAIMAAAHRRGTTVIRNASPNYMVQDLCFYLQGLGVQIDGVGTTTLKITGLPSIDVDIEYFPSEDPIEAMSLITAGIVTNSEVTIRRVPIEFMEIELATLEQMGQELEISGEYFARNGRTRLVDVTTKPSVLHAPADKIHPMPFPGLNIDNLPFFAVIAGNAEGQTMIHDWVYENRAIYLTELNKLGARVQLLDPHRIYVNGPTRWRAAEVGCPPALRPAACILLAMLAARGVSELRNIYVIERGYEDLAERLNTIGAKIEYFQD